TCAGGGGCCTTTTCGTAGGCGTAGGCGGGCGAGATCATCATTTCGTCGACCTTGAGGTCGTCATTGAGGTAGTTGAGCACCTCGATGATCGTCTGGGGGGTGTCGGTGTTGAAGAAGGTGGAGTTGGTGGTGACCCGGAACCCGCGCCGCTTCGCCTCCTTGATGGCGGCGACCGCCTCGTCGAAGACGCCTTCCTTGGCGACCGACTCGTCGTGCCGTTCGCGCAGCCCGTCGATGTGCACGGCGAAGGCGAAGTACGGGGACGGGGTGAACTTCTCGATCTTCTTGCGCAGCAGCATCGCGTTGGTGCAGAGGAACACGTACTTCCGCTTGGCCACCAACTGCCGCACGATCTCGTCGATCTGCGGGTGCATCAGGGGCTCGCCGCCCGCGATGGACACCATGGGCGCGCCCGACTCCAGGACGGCGCCGACCGCCTGGGCGACCGGCATGCGCTGCTTGAGCACGCCCGCCGGGTGCTGGATCTTCCCGCACCCCTCGCAGGCCAGATTGCAGGCGTAGAGCGGCTCCAGCTCGACGATCAGCGGGAACTTCTCACGCTTGCGGAGCTTCTGTTCGAGAAGATACGTCCCGACCCTGATGGTCTGTCGCAGTGGCATGGCCATCTGGCTCACCTCCTGGGGAGCAGCAAAGAACGGTGCCAGTCATGAAACGCGGGCAGTACGGCACGCAGTACGCGGAAGGCCGATATTCCACCGCGGAACGTGCCGATACGGACGAGCTCATGCTCCGGAGCGTCCACGATCACCCGGACGGCCGCAACCGGACGGTTCCAGCCATCTGCGGCGGCCCGGGTGGCCGTCCACAGGGTGGCCGCGGACTCCATGTCGACCGCGATCGCGCCGGTGGCGCGCAGCTGGGCGCGCTCCTGGCCGCGGACGACGTGGTCGGATCCGGTCAGTGCGCCGGTGTGCACGGTCCGGCCGGGAGCGGCCCGGGCCAGTGCCTCGGCGAGCAGGGTGGTGCCGTCGCACGTGACGGCGCCCCGCGGGTCCCGGGTCTCCTCGGCGACGACGAGGTCGCCGGGGCTCATGCCGGGGACCAGTCCGGCGCAGAACCCGGTGGCGAGGACGGGGGCCCGGTGCAGCCCCGGCTCGGCGAGCGCCCGGCCGACGGCCCGCTCGGCGGCGCGCGGGCCCATGCCCGTACGCAGCACGGCGTAGCCCGGTTCGGGGCGGGCGGCGCCGCGGCCGCCGCCGCTGCGCAGGGCCGCCTGCTCGATGCGCAGGGCGCAGGCGACCAGCAGCGGGGCGGGGGGCGACCCGGCGGGCGGCGGCGCGGGCCCGCCGGCCCGGGCGGCCGCCATCACGCCTCCCCCGGCGCGAAGGGTTCCCCGTACAGGTAGCGGCCGAGCGCGGTGAGCGGGAACACCTGCCGGTACAGGTGGTAGTTGATGGAGAAGTCCCAGGGGAAGCCGGTGCCGGTGAAGTACGGCTCGTCCCAGGAGCCGTCCCCCCGCTGGGTCTCCACCAGGTACCCGATGCCCCGTTCGACGGCCTTGCCGTCCCGCTCCCCCGCCGACAGCAGCGCCATGAGCGCCCAGGCGGTCTGCGAGGCGGTCGAGGCGCCCTTCCCGGCCCACTGCGGGTCCTTGTACGAGCGCTGGTCCTCGCCCCATCCGCCGTCCTCGTTCTGTACGGATTCCAGCCAGCGCACGGCCCGCCGGATCGCAGGATGCGCCGGGGCGAAGCCCGCGGCCGTCAGGGCCGGAACCACCGACCCCGTCCCGTACACGTAGTTGGTGCCCCAGCGGCCGAACCAGGCCCCGGTGGGCTCCTGTTCGGCGAGCAGCCAGGTGATGCCGCGCCGGGTGCGCGGGTCGGCGGCCTTGCCCTCGACAGCGAGCATCTCCACCACGTGGGCGGTGACGTCGGCCGACGGCGGGTCGATGACCTCGCCGAAGTCGCAGAACGGCAGCCGGTTCGGGAAGGGGCTGGTGTTGTCGGCGTCGAAGGCGCCCCAGGCCCCGTTCCGGGACTGCATGCCGAGGTTCCAGGAGACCCCTCGGGCGATGGCGGCTTCGACCCTGGCCGGCTCCGGGTGCCGGATCCGGCGCAGGGCGAGGACCACCTCGGCGGTGTCGTCGATGTCGGGGTAGGTGTCGTTGTGGAACTCGAACGCCCAGCCGCCGGGGGCGAGTCCGGGCCTGCGGACCGCCCAGTCGCCGGTGCGGACGATCTCCTCGCCGAGCATCCAGTCGGCGGCCTTCACCAGGGCCGGGTGGTCGGCAGGCAGGCCCGCGTCGGCCAGGGCGATGGCGGCGAGGCAGGTGTCCCAGACCGGGGACTGGCAGGCCTCGATCATCCGGGTGGGGGCACCTCCCCGGCCGTCGGGCCCGGTGGGACCGTCCTCGCGCCACACCGCGAACCGGTCGAGGGACTCCAGCCCGGCCCGCATCACCGGGTGGGCGAGGTCGTACCCGAGCAGGTGCAGGGCGATGACGGAGTACACGGCGGGTGGCTGGATCCCGCCCCAGCAGCCGTCGTTCTCCTGGCGCTCGATGATCCAGCGGGCGGCGGTGTCCATCGCGGCCTTGCGCAGCCGGCGCGGGGCGAACCGGCGGTAGAGGTGCAGGGCCTTGTCCATCCGCTGGAAGGCGCCCTCCCAACTGGCCAGCGGGGCCGGGCGCTTGGCGGCGTACGGGCGCCGCGCGTCGGTGTGCAGCTCGTCGAGGGCGAACGGGGCCGGGCGCACGGGGCGATGGGCGGAGACCACGGTCAGCGGCACGATGGTCTGGCGGGCCCAGCAGCCGAAGTCGTAGATGTTCAGCGGCACCCACGGCGGCAGGAAGACCAGCTCGGGCGGGAGTTCGGGCAGGTGGTCCCAGCTCCACCAGCCGAACAGGGCCAGCCAGATCCGGGTGAAGACGCGGGCGGCGGCGATCCCGCCGTGGGCCCGGACCCAGACCGAGGCGCGGGCCATGTGCGGGGCGTCGGGGGCGTCGCCGGCGAGCCGCAGGGCGACGTACGCCTCGATGGTGGCGGAGAGTTCGGGCGGTCCGCCGTGGAAGGTGGCCCAGGTGCCGTCCTCGTGCTGCTCGCCCCGGATGAAGAGGGCGGCGGCCTGCGTGGTGGCCTCGTCCCGGATCCCGAGGAACTGCCGCAGCAGCAGGTCCTCGGCGTCCATGGTGACGTTGGTCTCCAGATCGCCCTTCCACCACCCGGCCGCGTCCTGGCGCGCCAGCAGGTGCCGGGTGGCCCGCGCGGCGGCCTCGTGCGCACCCTGCACCGTGTCCGGCATGGTGAAGTCCGGGTCGGCGCCGGGGGTACCGGCACCGTCGGTCGTCGCTGTCATGGCTTCCCCTTACGTGGCAGTGGTCCTCTGCTGTGCTGGGGTATGCCGTCGGCCGGGTGCTCCTGTCAGGTGGCGCCGGCCGGCGACTCGCGCGTCATATCCCTGCTCGGGTGGCGATCACCTCTTGCGCACGACGACGAAGTCGGCGAGGGCGACGAGCTGTTCGCGCACCTGCTGCGGCATGTCCACGTCGTCCAGCGCGCGGATGGCGATCGCGTGCTGGCGGCGCGCCTCCTCGGCAGTCCACTCGCGCCCGCCCGCGGCCTCGATGAGCGCGGCGCGGGCAGCGAACTCCTCCTCGGAGAAGTTCTCGAAGTCGTTGCTCTTGGCGTCGGCGGCGAGCAGCTGCGCGAGCTCCTCGCAGGCGGGTCCGCCCGCCGCGAGGGCGGCGACGACCGGCAGGGACTTCTTGCGCTGGCGCAGGTCGCTCCAGGTCTGCTTGCCGGTGGCCTCGGGGTCGCCCCAGATGCCGAGGAGGTCGTCGACGGCCTGGAAGGCGAGGCCGAGGTGGTAGCCGTACTCCTCCAGCTTGTCGGCCGTACGGTCGTCCGCGCCGCCGAGGACGGCGCCGATGGAGACCGCGCAGGCGAGCAGGGCGCCGGTCTTGTTGCCCTCCATCTCCAGGCACTCCTCGACGCTGACGCGCTCGCGGTGCTCGTAGGAGATGTCCTGGGCCTGGCCGTCGATGAGCTTGCGGCTGGCGGTGGTCAGCCGGCGGGCGGCGCGGCCGGCCTCGACGGTGCCGAGTTCCAGCAGGACCTCGTTGGCGAGGGCGAAGAGCGCGTCGCCGACCAGGATCGCGAGCGCCGGGCCGTGCACCTTCCACACCGTGTCGCGGTGGCGGCGCTGCTCGTCGCCGTCCATCAGGTCGTCGTGCAGCAGCGAGAAGTTGTGGACGAGCTCGACGGCGACCGCGCCGGGGATGCCGACCTCGGCCGCGGCTCCCGCAGCCTCGGCGGAGAGCAGCGCGAGGGCGGGGCGGACGGCCTTGCCGCCGTCGCCGTCCGCCGCGTTGCCCTGGGCGTCGATCCAGCCGAAGTGGTACGCGGCGACGGTGTCCATGGGCGCCGCGAGCCGGTCGACCGCGGCGCGGAGCACGGGGGTCGACAGCGCGCGGCCGCGCTCCAGGAGGGCGAGCGTGTCCGCCTTCTCGACGCCCCCTCCGGCTGCGCCGTTGCCGGCATCCGTGTTCTCGACAGCCGGGTTCCCCGGGTTCACTGGCTCTCCTCTGTGTCCTGTACGTGCTGCTGCGGTCGTGCTGGTGGTCGTCATGCCGCCTCCTGCAGGGGGTGCTCCCGGTGGCGGCCGAGTGCGGCGAGTGCGGCGTGCGCCGCGCTCAGTCCGCTGCGGACAGCGCCCTCCATGGTCGCGGGCCAACCGGTGGCGGTCCACGCACCGGCGAGGTAGAGGCCCGGCGTGTCGGTCCGCGCCCCGGGGCGCAGCCGGCCGACGCCGGGGGTGGGGGCGAACGTGGCCGTCCGCTCCCGGGTGACGAAGAAGTCCCGTACCTTGGCGCCCCGCGCGGCCGGCAGCAGCCGTTCCAGCTCGGGCAGGTACTTCGTGCGCAGTTCCGAGACGGGCTCGTCGATGTCGTCCTGGGCGGCCGACTGGGACAGCGCCAGGTACTGGCCGCCGTCGGGCAGCCCTGAGGCGTCGGTGCGGTCGAAGACCCACTGGACCGGGGAGCCGAGCGCGGCGAAGAAGGGCTGCTTGAGCACCTTGCGGTCGTAGACCACGTGGACGTTGAGGATGGGCGCGGTGCCGATGTCGAGGAGCTTGTCCGGGTCGGCGAGCGCGCCGGGCGGCAGCAGTCCGTGGGCCTCGCGCTGTGGGACGGCGAGGACGACGGTGCCCGCGTCGAGGGACTCGCCCTCGGTGTCGACGCGCCAGTTCCCGTCCTGCGTACGGGAGATGGAGGTGACGCGGGTGCGCAGTTCGGTGCGTACGCCGGCGGCGTCGAGCTGCTTGCGGGCGAGGGTGTCGTGCAGGTCGCCGAGCGGGACCGAGGCCCAGCCGATGTCGGCGGCGCCGTTCTCGGAGAGCAGGCCGGTTTTGAAGACCATGGCGGCCAGGCCCAGCGAGCACTGGTCGGCGGTGGCGTTGAGCGTGGCGATGCCGACGAGGTCCCACAGGGCCTCGATGGTGCGCGGGCTCTGGCCGTAGCGCCCGAGCCAGGTCGCGAAGTCCAGGCCGTCCAGCGCCGGGTCGGCGGGGTCGAGCCGGCGCAGCGCGAGGGCGGCGCGGCCGACGCTGACGCGCTCGGCGAGCGAGAGGTGAGGGTAGCGGGCCAGGGAGCTCGCCAGGTGCAGGGGTACGGGCAGGGCGGTGCGGCGCAGCCTGCCCAGGCGCGGTCCGCCGGGGTGGGCGACGTCGAGTACGGGTACGTCGAGCCGGTCCTGCAGCGGTGCGAGGGCGGCGCCGTCGATGCGGTCGAGG
The Streptomyces sp. NBC_01296 DNA segment above includes these coding regions:
- the hpnH gene encoding adenosyl-hopene transferase HpnH, with the protein product MAMPLRQTIRVGTYLLEQKLRKREKFPLIVELEPLYACNLACEGCGKIQHPAGVLKQRMPVAQAVGAVLESGAPMVSIAGGEPLMHPQIDEIVRQLVAKRKYVFLCTNAMLLRKKIEKFTPSPYFAFAVHIDGLRERHDESVAKEGVFDEAVAAIKEAKRRGFRVTTNSTFFNTDTPQTIIEVLNYLNDDLKVDEMMISPAYAYEKAPDQEHFLGVEQTRELFKKAFAGGNRARWRLNHSPLFLDFLEGKADFPCTAWAIPNYSLFGWQRPCYLMSDGYVPTYRELIEETDWSKYGRGKDPRCANCMAHCGYEPTAVLATMGSLKESLRAARETVSGNREKP
- a CDS encoding phosphorylase family protein — translated: MAAARAGGPAPPPAGSPPAPLLVACALRIEQAALRSGGGRGAARPEPGYAVLRTGMGPRAAERAVGRALAEPGLHRAPVLATGFCAGLVPGMSPGDLVVAEETRDPRGAVTCDGTTLLAEALARAAPGRTVHTGALTGSDHVVRGQERAQLRATGAIAVDMESAATLWTATRAAADGWNRPVAAVRVIVDAPEHELVRIGTFRGGISAFRVLRAVLPAFHDWHRSLLLPRR
- the shc gene encoding squalene--hopene cyclase, whose amino-acid sequence is MPDTVQGAHEAAARATRHLLARQDAAGWWKGDLETNVTMDAEDLLLRQFLGIRDEATTQAAALFIRGEQHEDGTWATFHGGPPELSATIEAYVALRLAGDAPDAPHMARASVWVRAHGGIAAARVFTRIWLALFGWWSWDHLPELPPELVFLPPWVPLNIYDFGCWARQTIVPLTVVSAHRPVRPAPFALDELHTDARRPYAAKRPAPLASWEGAFQRMDKALHLYRRFAPRRLRKAAMDTAARWIIERQENDGCWGGIQPPAVYSVIALHLLGYDLAHPVMRAGLESLDRFAVWREDGPTGPDGRGGAPTRMIEACQSPVWDTCLAAIALADAGLPADHPALVKAADWMLGEEIVRTGDWAVRRPGLAPGGWAFEFHNDTYPDIDDTAEVVLALRRIRHPEPARVEAAIARGVSWNLGMQSRNGAWGAFDADNTSPFPNRLPFCDFGEVIDPPSADVTAHVVEMLAVEGKAADPRTRRGITWLLAEQEPTGAWFGRWGTNYVYGTGSVVPALTAAGFAPAHPAIRRAVRWLESVQNEDGGWGEDQRSYKDPQWAGKGASTASQTAWALMALLSAGERDGKAVERGIGYLVETQRGDGSWDEPYFTGTGFPWDFSINYHLYRQVFPLTALGRYLYGEPFAPGEA
- a CDS encoding polyprenyl synthetase family protein, with the translated sequence MNPGNPAVENTDAGNGAAGGGVEKADTLALLERGRALSTPVLRAAVDRLAAPMDTVAAYHFGWIDAQGNAADGDGGKAVRPALALLSAEAAGAAAEVGIPGAVAVELVHNFSLLHDDLMDGDEQRRHRDTVWKVHGPALAILVGDALFALANEVLLELGTVEAGRAARRLTTASRKLIDGQAQDISYEHRERVSVEECLEMEGNKTGALLACAVSIGAVLGGADDRTADKLEEYGYHLGLAFQAVDDLLGIWGDPEATGKQTWSDLRQRKKSLPVVAALAAGGPACEELAQLLAADAKSNDFENFSEEEFAARAALIEAAGGREWTAEEARRQHAIAIRALDDVDMPQQVREQLVALADFVVVRKR
- the hpnE gene encoding hydroxysqualene dehydroxylase HpnE — its product is MSGSDNRAVVIGAGLAGVTAALELADAGVQVTLLEGRPRLGGLAFSFKRGELTVDNGQHVYLRCCTAYRWFLDRIDGAALAPLQDRLDVPVLDVAHPGGPRLGRLRRTALPVPLHLASSLARYPHLSLAERVSVGRAALALRRLDPADPALDGLDFATWLGRYGQSPRTIEALWDLVGIATLNATADQCSLGLAAMVFKTGLLSENGAADIGWASVPLGDLHDTLARKQLDAAGVRTELRTRVTSISRTQDGNWRVDTEGESLDAGTVVLAVPQREAHGLLPPGALADPDKLLDIGTAPILNVHVVYDRKVLKQPFFAALGSPVQWVFDRTDASGLPDGGQYLALSQSAAQDDIDEPVSELRTKYLPELERLLPAARGAKVRDFFVTRERTATFAPTPGVGRLRPGARTDTPGLYLAGAWTATGWPATMEGAVRSGLSAAHAALAALGRHREHPLQEAA